A stretch of the Ostrea edulis chromosome 9, xbOstEdul1.1, whole genome shotgun sequence genome encodes the following:
- the LOC125654881 gene encoding steroid 17-alpha-hydroxylase/17,20 lyase-like produces MINVSINTQTVLAGVSIGLVVYYVIKRMRYRLPPGPRCIPVIGNYSVYTSLEIHKKAVELSKNYGPVLSLSFGPQTWIILNNIDVVLEAMVKRKADFAGRPKFASGDLFTEGGKDIAFSTYSPTWKLHRKIAGKALRHYLQGNLLENMIQDNMNKFLDKMAEEKEPFCAKDYIDLMVFHQLYTICFGEKRAVEDPEVKGLLKLDEDLLNDLGSGVLEDAFPYFKDIFPTAKWKKLVSKIEELYAILRAKFKEHMDTFEPGINRDFTDSLLIARQEAENEGDEAALEKLDDTHLVQTISDIFFAGVDTTRMTMDWFVYFMTKHPEIQSKCQEEIDRVVGSGIPSMKNRNDFDLTEACLFETLRMGNVAGLGVPHMTICDSQVGGYDIPKGTTVMINHWALHHDPKYWKDHESFDPYRYLDENGKMKPTRPDSWLPFSAGRRVCLGENVAKPELLLMCANILQRFEIRLPDGVKANPEYKMMGFGLELPSEYKVIVKERAKNR; encoded by the exons TCTATACCTCGCTTGAAATCCATAAGAAAGCAGTGGAACTCTCCAAGAATTATGGTCCAGTATTAAGTCTGTCTTTTG gtCCCCAAACATGGatcattttaaacaatattgatGTGGTACTGGAAGCAATGGTGAAAAGGAAGGCGGACTTTGCTGGAAGACCGAAATTTGCATCTG GTGATTTGTTTACGGAGGGCGGGAAAGACATTGCCTTTAGTACTTACTCACCAACTTGGAAATTGCACAGGAAAATAGCAGGCAAAGCACTAAG GCATTACTTACAAGGGAATCTACTTGAAAACATGATACAAGACAACATGAACAAATTTCTGGATAAAATGGCGGAGGAGAAAGAGCCGTTCTGTGCAAAAGATTATATCGATCTGATGGTTTTCCATCAACTCTACACCATTTGTTTTGGTGAGAA GCGAGCAGTGGAAGACCCAGAAGTGAAAGGACTTCTGAAATTAGATGAAGACTTGCTCAACGATTTGGGAAGCGGTGTGCTAGAGGATGCGTTTCCATACTTCAAGGATATATTTCCAACAGCAAAATGGAAGAAACTGGTGAGCAAAATAGAGGAACTTTACGCAATACTCCGAGCCAAATTCAAAGAACACATGGACACTTTCGAACCAG GTATAAACAGGGACTTCACAGACAGTTTACTGATCGCCAGACAGGAAGCAGAAAATGAGGGGGATGAAGCGGCCCTGGAGAAATTGGACGATACACACTTAGTTCAGACCATATCGGACATATTTTTCG CTGGAGTGGACACCACCAGAATGACCATGGACTGGTTTGTGTACTTCATGACCAAGCATCCGGAAATCCAATCTAAATGCCAGGAGGAAATTGACAGAGTTGTTG GTTCTGGTATTCCGTCGATGAAGAACAGGAACGATTTCGATCTTACAGAGGCGTGTCTTTTCGAGACTTTGAGAATGGGGAATGTCGCGGGACTAGGTGTCCCGCACATGACTATCTGTGATTCTCAAGTTG GTGGATACGACATTCCTAAAGGGACTACCGTTATGATAAACCACTGGGCACTTCATCACGACCCCAAGTATTGGAAAGATCATGAGAGTTTCGATCCCTATCGATACCTTGATGAAAATGGCAAAATGAAACCAACAAGACCTGATAGCTGGCTTCCCTTTTCAGCAGGCCGCCGAGTTTGTTTGGGCGAAAATGTCGCCAAACCGGAATTGTTGTTGATGTGTGCAAATATTTTGCAGCGATTTGAAATCCGACTTCCGGATGGCGTCAAAGCAAACCCCGAGTACAAGATGATGGGATTTGGTTTAGAGCTTCCGTCTGAGTACAAGGTTATTGTAAAAGAGAGAGCGAAGAACCGATAG